The nucleotide sequence GGGTTTGAGTCCGCTTATTGCAAGGGAAATAGTATATAGATTTTCAAATCACACAAAAATCGCAAAAAGAGAAATTAATGATTATAAATTTGCTGCCACAGTGGATTTATTTCTTAAAGATATTGTTTCAGATAAGTATTCACCGTGTCTTGTTTTAGAAAAAGATACAGGAAAGCCGATGTATTTTTCATGTGTAGAATTAACTCAATATGAAAATGTTGCTGAAATTAATATATTAGATTCAATATCTGAGATAATTGATAAATATTATTTAACAAGGGCTTCTCAGGAGAGAATGAAGCAAAAAAGTGCAAATATTTTGAAATTAGTCCACAACAATATTGATAGATGCACTAAAAAGCTTGTTATGCATCGTGAAAATTTAGAAAAAGCGAAAAATAGAGATAAGTATAAAATTTGCGGAGATTTATTGACGGCAAATATGTATAGGGTAAAATTTGGTATGGATGAAGTCTGTGTGGAAAATTACTATGATAATAATTCTGAATTAAAAATAAAGCTTGATCCAAATATATCTCCTTCTCAAAATGCTCAGAAATACTATAAAAAATATAATAAAGCGAAAGTAACAGAAAAATATGCCGAAGAACAAATTGTAGGTGCTGAAGAAGAACTTGAGTATTTAGAAACTGTTCAGGAAAGTATATTAAAGGCAGAAAGCCCTAGAGACTTATCTGAAATAAAAGAAGAGTTGGCAGAACAAGGATATATCTCTAATACTGCTTCAAAGAAAAAGAAGAAAACTCAAAAATCTATGCCCATGAAGTTTATATCAAGCGATGGCTATGAGATTTTAGTAGGACGGAATAATAAGCAAAATGATGAAGTCACAATTCGTATGTCATATTCTACTGATATTTGGCTTCATACAAAAAATATTCCGGGTTCGCATACTTTAATTAGAACAAATGGTTCAGGCGAAGTACCGGATAGTACAATACTTGAAGCTGCTCAGCTAGCGGCATATTATAGTAAAGCTAAAAATTCGGCTCAGGTTCCTGTAGATTATACACAAATAAAGAATGTAAAAAAACCAAACGGTGCTAAACCGGGCTTTGTAATTTATGAAAAAAATAATACTGTTTATGTAACTCCAAAATTATTTGAAAAAGTTACAGAATAAATGTTTAAGTAAAATATTGTTTTTTTAGATAAAATATAAGTTTTTATGATAGTTAATAAGTAAACTTGTTATTTTAGTAATTATGAACGTATTTTTTTAGATTGAAAAATGTCTTTATTTAGTATAGTTTAAAAATGTCTTTTAACTATATATTTTTATTTGGATTAATGATCTAATTCAGCTTCCCAAATGGGAAGCTGATAATGTATTTGCCGAAATTTTTAATAATTAACTATTTTTTTCTTCATAGTATTTCTTTATTTCACCAGCTAAAAATAATGAACCTATAACACATAATAACTCATCTTTATGAAGTATTTTCACAACTTCATTAAATGCAGAAATTGGATTTGAATTAATATCTGAGACGATGTTATTTTTCATAAAAATATTCTTTATAGTACCTGAATCCAAACATCGCGGCATATTTATTTCTGTTGCAGTTATTTTTGATTTTTCTGAGATAGCATAATCAGAAATCAAATTAATAATTGATTCATAATCTTTATCAGACATAAAAGCAACTAAAAAATGAATTTTTTTATTCAGACTTTTTAAAGATTTTAAGAAAGAATTTATTGCCTGCGGATTATGTGCGCCGTCGACGATAATATTCGGTGCAATAAACTCAAATCTTCCTTCTATGTTTGCATGTTTTAAGCCATTTGTTATACAATCAGAAGAAATAGCATATCCTTGATTTAATAAACTATTGATAATTTCAATAGCTGTAACTGCATTATAAGTTTGAAATCTGCCATTTAATGTTAAATCATAGCGCGTTCCTTTATATTCAAAAGAATTTTTATAAGGTTCCGGAAGCGTTGGTAATTCCGGAATGATTAAATTAGAGTTTTTTTCTTGACATATTAATCTAATATTATCAAATACTTTTGATTCTTGAATAGGATATAAAACCACATCTGAATTTTTCTTAATTATCCCGGCTTTTTCTTTTGAAATTTCATCTATGGTATTGCCGAGATATTGACAATGGTCTAATCCAATTGCAGTAAACCCTACTACCAAAGGATTTTTAATAATATTTGTAGCGTCTAATTTACCTCCAAGGCCAACTTCAAGAATAACAAAATCACAGTTTTGTCTATTAAAATATTCAAACGCAACAGCAGTGTCAAAAGCGAACTCTGATACAAATGCGTCATATTTTTCTGTTATTTTTTTTACATATGACGCGATATCAGCTAAATCAGAATTGCTTATAGGTACACCATTAATTTTAATTCGTTCATTAAAGAATTTTAAAAATGGCGATGTAAATAATCCTGTTTTATAACCTGCTTCTGTCAGTATTTGTGAAACCATTGTACAGGTTGAGCCTTTGCCGTTTGTTCCTCCAATATGTATAAATTTTAAATTATCTTGAGGGTTTCCCATTTTGTTTAAAAGTTTTTCTAGCAGAGCATTACCCAAAATACGGTTAAATTTAGGAATACTATGTATATATTCTAATGTTTCTTTATAGTTCATATTATTCTGTCCTCCTGACAGAAACACCCTCGTTTTCAAGATAATTTTTTAAATCACAAATTTCTATTTCTCTAAAATGGAAAAGTGAAGCGGCAAGTGCAGCGTCAGCTTTGCCGTCAGTTAATGCATCTTTGAAATGTGACATGTTTCCGGCGCCGCCGGAGGCTATTACAGGAATTGAAACATTTTCAGATATAGTTTTTGTTAATTCTATATCGTAACCATTTTTGGTTCCATCACAATCCATAGAAGTTAATAGAATTTCTCCGGCACCTAAACTCTCAGCCTTTTTTGCCCACTCTAAAGCGTCAAGCCCGGTGTCTATACGACCGCCGTTTATATAAACATTCCAGCTTCCGTATTCATTTCTTTTTGCATCAATTGCAACTACAACGCATTGACTTCCAAATTTTTGGGCTGCCTCTGATATGAGTTGAGGATTTCGTATAGCAGATGAATTTATTGAAATTTTATCCGCACCTTGCAGCAGAAGTTCTCTGAAATCATCAACAGATTTAATTCCCCCTCCTACGGTAAATGGTATGAAAACAGTCTCGGCAACTTTTTTGGCCATTTCTATAACTGTTCC is from Monoglobus pectinilyticus and encodes:
- a CDS encoding Rqc2 family fibronectin-binding protein; protein product: MSYDGFVTHSVVHELNGKILGGKIDKIYQPESDEIIISVRTFDGNYRLLLSASASNARVHLTTSKRENPMTPPMLCMLMRKHLLGGKIIGIEQVDFDRIIKIDIECYNELGDLGVKSIISEIMGRHSNIIFIDENNKILDSAKHVDFTVSAVRQILPGFVYQLPPKQEKMSPKEFSLLDFINDFTKEDKDILLDKFLLGKIMGLSPLIAREIVYRFSNHTKIAKREINDYKFAATVDLFLKDIVSDKYSPCLVLEKDTGKPMYFSCVELTQYENVAEINILDSISEIIDKYYLTRASQERMKQKSANILKLVHNNIDRCTKKLVMHRENLEKAKNRDKYKICGDLLTANMYRVKFGMDEVCVENYYDNNSELKIKLDPNISPSQNAQKYYKKYNKAKVTEKYAEEQIVGAEEELEYLETVQESILKAESPRDLSEIKEELAEQGYISNTASKKKKKTQKSMPMKFISSDGYEILVGRNNKQNDEVTIRMSYSTDIWLHTKNIPGSHTLIRTNGSGEVPDSTILEAAQLAAYYSKAKNSAQVPVDYTQIKNVKKPNGAKPGFVIYEKNNTVYVTPKLFEKVTE
- a CDS encoding bifunctional folylpolyglutamate synthase/dihydrofolate synthase, giving the protein MNYKETLEYIHSIPKFNRILGNALLEKLLNKMGNPQDNLKFIHIGGTNGKGSTCTMVSQILTEAGYKTGLFTSPFLKFFNERIKINGVPISNSDLADIASYVKKITEKYDAFVSEFAFDTAVAFEYFNRQNCDFVILEVGLGGKLDATNIIKNPLVVGFTAIGLDHCQYLGNTIDEISKEKAGIIKKNSDVVLYPIQESKVFDNIRLICQEKNSNLIIPELPTLPEPYKNSFEYKGTRYDLTLNGRFQTYNAVTAIEIINSLLNQGYAISSDCITNGLKHANIEGRFEFIAPNIIVDGAHNPQAINSFLKSLKSLNKKIHFLVAFMSDKDYESIINLISDYAISEKSKITATEINMPRCLDSGTIKNIFMKNNIVSDINSNPISAFNEVVKILHKDELLCVIGSLFLAGEIKKYYEEKNS
- the hisF gene encoding imidazole glycerol phosphate synthase subunit HisF encodes the protein MFAKRIIPCLDVKNGRVVKGVNFVNLIDAGDPVEVAKIYNEAGADELVFLDITATHEARGTVIEMAKKVAETVFIPFTVGGGIKSVDDFRELLLQGADKISINSSAIRNPQLISEAAQKFGSQCVVVAIDAKRNEYGSWNVYINGGRIDTGLDALEWAKKAESLGAGEILLTSMDCDGTKNGYDIELTKTISENVSIPVIASGGAGNMSHFKDALTDGKADAALAASLFHFREIEICDLKNYLENEGVSVRRTE